One Candidatus Saccharibacteria bacterium RAAC3_TM7_1 genomic region harbors:
- a CDS encoding 50S ribosomal protein L25 (RAAC3_TM7_1_39) codes for MGDKLSLSLDERTVQGKKVAGLRKDGIVPAVVYGPGVEPVAVQIAANVMEKLYRQAGTYTPVHITVAGKKRIAMIKEVDHDPVKGTIRHVSFHAVKASDPVVAEVPIQLDGEGESEAEKNGLIVLQTIDKIEVRALPMDLPDALHADIRGLKEPGEKLLLSDVTLPEKVELVEHESGHGDEDEEQHSVTELVIASVWEPSALQAANEAAAGDAEDESEVESENGEDTDQTSQAEETMPGGKAQDEPKQSNVDANK; via the coding sequence ATGGGAGATAAGTTGTCACTTAGTTTAGATGAACGTACTGTCCAAGGCAAAAAAGTTGCTGGGCTACGTAAAGACGGTATTGTGCCGGCTGTTGTGTATGGTCCAGGCGTTGAGCCAGTGGCGGTGCAAATCGCAGCCAATGTCATGGAAAAGCTGTACCGACAGGCCGGTACTTATACGCCGGTTCACATTACGGTAGCCGGTAAAAAGCGGATCGCCATGATTAAAGAAGTCGATCATGACCCAGTGAAGGGAACTATCCGTCACGTATCATTCCACGCGGTGAAAGCATCCGACCCAGTGGTGGCTGAAGTGCCTATTCAACTCGATGGCGAGGGTGAGTCAGAGGCCGAAAAGAACGGCCTGATCGTCCTGCAGACAATCGACAAGATTGAAGTGCGAGCACTGCCGATGGACTTGCCGGATGCATTGCACGCTGACATTCGTGGTCTGAAAGAGCCAGGCGAGAAGTTGCTACTTAGCGACGTAACATTACCTGAGAAAGTAGAGCTTGTTGAGCACGAATCCGGTCATGGTGACGAAGACGAAGAACAGCACAGCGTAACTGAGCTGGTAATCGCTAGCGTCTGGGAGCCGAGCGCGCTGCAGGCAGCCAACGAAGCAGCGGCTGGTGATGCCGAAGACGAAAGCGAAGTCGAGTCTGAAAATGGTGAAGACACCGACCAGACCTCTCAGGCCGAGGAAACGATGCCGGGCGGAAAAGCGCAGGATGAGCCAAAGCAGTCAAACGTTGACGCCAACAAATAA
- a CDS encoding hypothetical protein (RAAC3_TM7_1_40) has product MEALLNLITGLGIFAILFVIYAESGLLFGFLFPGDSLLFTAGFLFQQGILPGSLPISIHLFAFLLFISASLGQSTGYIFGKRVGRKLFDRPNTRLFRRENLERTEAFYDKYGPLAITLACYVPFVRTFVPIVAGISKMTYRQFLPFNILGAFTWTYSFTYLGYFAGKVLHDAGVNIEIAALIIIFLSISPMIYHLLKDGKRRKALWASTMREIKILLGREKRS; this is encoded by the coding sequence ATGGAAGCCTTACTCAACCTGATCACCGGCCTTGGTATTTTTGCCATTTTATTTGTGATCTACGCCGAGTCTGGACTGCTGTTTGGCTTCTTATTCCCTGGTGACAGCCTGCTGTTTACCGCTGGGTTTTTGTTCCAACAAGGTATCTTACCGGGGTCACTGCCAATCTCAATCCACCTCTTTGCGTTTTTACTCTTCATCTCGGCATCACTCGGCCAAAGCACTGGCTATATATTCGGTAAAAGAGTCGGTCGCAAACTGTTTGACCGCCCAAACACTCGGCTGTTTCGCCGGGAAAACTTAGAGCGAACCGAAGCTTTCTACGACAAATACGGTCCGCTCGCTATTACCTTAGCCTGCTACGTACCATTTGTACGCACCTTCGTACCAATTGTCGCCGGCATCAGCAAGATGACTTACCGCCAATTCCTGCCGTTTAATATCCTTGGTGCCTTTACTTGGACGTATAGTTTTACGTACCTTGGCTATTTTGCCGGCAAGGTCTTACACGACGCGGGCGTCAATATCGAGATCGCGGCACTGATCATTATTTTCTTGTCGATCTCACCAATGATTTATCATTTGCTCAAAGACGGCAAGCGCCGTAAAGCACTCTGGGCAAGCACCATGCGTGAAATCAAAATTCTACTTGGCCGCGAAAAGCGGTCGTAA